Genomic DNA from Podospora pseudoanserina strain CBS 124.78 chromosome 4, whole genome shotgun sequence:
aggtgatgatgacaacGAGCTGCCAGGAGCAATGCTGGACCCCCTGATGGGCATATTGACACGCACCCCTCAGCAGGCTGTCGTCAAGTACGCCAAGCCCTTCCCCTTTGAGAAGCTCCCCGGGTTCATCCAGTTTGACATCTTCAAGAAAGTCCTCTTCAAAGACGGTCAGCTGATCCACTGCGTCTCCCGACTGGAcgccttccaccccccttccaccttcccccccgaggaagagctggagcGACGGTCTGGACTGCGgcacttcttcttctggggtCCGGAAAAAGACTGCTGTGTCAACACCGACGGCCACGAACCCGCCGAGGTGCTCGCTTTACTCCAAGGCTCCAAACGGTTCCTCTTTCTGGGCACGCACGTCTTCTACGGGCTCAACACCTTTGCCTTTTCATCCCTGGGCGAGTTTCATCGCTTCTGTCAGGGGAGCGGGGttgcgagggtggagaggattCAGCATGTTGAGATTGTCTGGACGGGCAACCAGCACCTCACGGCACCGACATACAGGCGGGTGGCGGCgaatggcgaggaggttggcgcgCCCATGGTGCCGTTCTCGCGGAGGACTCACGCGTTGAGCTGGCTGGTTGAtatgaagaggttgaagacgCTGGTGGTGCATATCAATGAGTCGCAGAAGAGTTGTATGCGGAGGGGGACGGAGCACCCGGCTATGAAGAGGCTGCTGGGGAACAAGACCAAGGGGCAGCCTAATTACAGGATGAATAGGGCTTTGAGGACGGTTCAAGGGGTGGATTATATTTACCAGCTCAGGGGGATGGAACGGGTGAAGTGGTATGATTTGAACAAGGCGGTCCGctcgggtggtggggtgaggcacgaggtggaggattggAGTTTTGAGAGGGATATTGAGACTGTGGTCGCCATGCCCAAGGTGCCAATTAGGGCCGAGGGGAGTCGGTTAGAGAAGCTGAGGAGGCTGGTTGGAAGGGGTTcgtttggggatgatgaggaggatggcgataggggtgatggtggtggaggaggagggaatggtggtgggagtgatggcggtggtggcggagcTAATGCGAGCCAGGGCCAGTGGAAGCCACTCGAGAAAGACTGGGAGCTCGTGAGGGATACCTACAATCTGGAGAACGGCCGCTGCTCGTACGATGAGCtcagagagggaggaagtaGGGAGTATGATGCCGATGTGGCCAGCTTCGCGCTGGGAAGCAGcaggggtggaggaggaagaagaggaggtggaatGGCTAGAGGGAGGCGTTCAGGGAGCGTTGCAACGCACACAACCACTACAGGCTACACATCGAACCTATCCACCAGGATCTCAAACCTGTCATCCAGGCTCTCACAACTCCACTCCAACTCTTCAAACCTTGCTCGCCCTCCCTCGATTGCCCACTCCAGGGCCAGCTCGCCGCTCTTTGTAGGCAGCTCAGATGACGACAGCGAGCTGGTCATCCTAGACTCGGGGCCCATGTCCTTCAACAGAACCACCGAAGCCGCCGACGGAGAGCGCTTACGAGCCATGCTAGACGAtctcctccccgccaacccctcTGCTCAAGGTAGCATGCAAACCTCTCATTCAACAGCCCCAAGAcgctccaccaccacttcctccctcttcgtcAGCGGCTACAACACCCCTCTTATCAAAAACTCCAGCACACCAACTCCTCAAGCTCCCCCAAGAACCCCCTCAATGTCAGCCTTGCCCCCTGGCATcgcccaaccccccagcGGCGGGCTCTTCGTCACCCCTCGCCCCTCcgctcccactcctccccgcctggcaccatcaacaccctccatACAGCGGGAGTCatccacccccgtccccatAATCCACCCCTCTAGGTCAGGGGAGCAGATCGATCTCACCCATGACGACGACGCGTCCGAAATCGTGGATTTGACCGAGCAAAACGACGAGGACACCGACGATGACAAGGACAGTGTCATCTCCAGCGATAGTGACGACGATTCCGacaacgaggaggaggagacacCCGAAGCGAACCTGCTCAGAACACCACCTCCTAGCTCACGCAAGAAGCGGGGGCTCGATGATCCAGGGGGTGAGGACGAGGGTAGCCCCAGTaagagggcgaggaatgAATAAATGGGAGTTGAAAAGGGGGTAAATGGGTGGGAATGGGACTGATTTTCATATTGATATGCGTTGATTTGTTGCTTCATATAGGAGACGTTGCATTTAACGGGATATCATGTGCCAAATAGGGGCAAAAAGGGGTGTTATTATCATGTATGCTGCGTGGGATGGGAGTTAACGTTGAAATTTCATGGGATTTATAGGTCATTTATTTGGGGGGGGAGTTCATGTAATTAGTTTATATTACCTAACGGGGTTTTACCAATAACAAAAATGCGTTGATTTACAAATATTCTGCTATGATCGTGACTAACAAAATCATTTTGTTACGAGTATAAAAAAGTAGAGACAAGCAAAAAAATCCAAGTTAAACGTGAATGGAAAAAGAATGAAATATCACATGTGCCCACAGCCAGAATCGAACTGACGACCTCATCATTACTAGTGATGCGCTCTACCACTGAGCCATGCGGGCCTATTGGTTGTTATTGTTGTACTACCTACCCCACCCACGCCTTATCATTGTAACCATTCCTCCATCCTTTGCTCCACCACCCCTATACCTCCCCCCTttacctccccccttttgcCCTCCGCGTTCATTCCTCCGACCCACCATAGCTCTCGCACCACCGCCTTCCctcacagcaacaccacatACTACCAGCTCACACAAAATCACAACGCAACGCATACATTCACCATCAGTTACGTACCAAACCCTCACCCCATATCAAACAAAAATTGAATACACATCCCTCCTAATACCCAGCCCCCCTATAATAATTCCCCGCCGCATCATCCCCACCTCCAGCAACCTGCGCACTAGGCGGAACATAAGCCTTatacctcccctcccctccccctcccccagcagcggcaccaccaccagcaccagcagcaccctccccaatccGACTAGGTAACCCCTGCCGAGCATCAAACGCCGGCCCGCTCGGCTTCAACGGCGGAGGCGACATCGTGGTCACCGGCACCGCCGGCCTTGACGTGTACGGACTATCCGGTGCACCACCATATCCCTCACCTCCATACTGCCCACCCGCattcgcagcagcagcataaTAAGGATTGGTCTGCACTCCCCCGGGAACAGCCGGCGGGGGAGCACCCGGAGCACTCGGAGCACTCGGCGCACTTGGGCTGGCAGCCGCATAAGGATCGTCATTGTTGTTGGCGCTATAAAACGAAGCGTATGACCCGCTCGGATTATGATGCGCCGCAACAGGCGAGTCATAAACCGATGTGGACAACTCCTGCGGCCCTCCATAACTTTGCGGACGAGGGTTACCACCCGGGCCCCCTGTTGACGGGGACTGATAAGCCGTGTACTGcccctgaggaggaggcgacaCAGAAGTCTGGATCGGGGCCGGCTGCTGCCCGCTAGATGGCACCCTCTGTTCGTTCGGACGTTGAGGGTatccctgctgctgctgtggcgcttgctgctgctgaggaggttgtggtggtgcctgttgctgaggcgcctgtggtggtgcttgatTTGGCTGGGATGGAATCTCCGCACCCGCGAAATACACCGGTGCAGGAGTTCCCGTCTGAGGAGGACGCTGGAAGTtgggagaaggtgaggatggtggataTTGAGATGATTCTACTCGTATATACAAATCAGCTGTTGCTCAGTTCTAGTTTCGCGATCCCTCCTAAGCGCCAAACTCGGCCAATGCCGTACCTTGTTGAGCAGGGGCAGGAGTGTAGAATCTCTGCGGGTCTTGAGGACCAGATGGACCAGGAGCGTAGCCCTGGCCGGCAGGAGGATACCCTCCAGGAATCTGTGGGCGCATCGCGTATTGGTGATACGTGGGACCAGGAGGGTGAGACATGGACGACTCAAGCAGAGCCTCATAGTCTCTCCTAGCCTTGATGAACTTTTCATTCAGCTGCGTAAAGTCATCTGCACACCCAGTTAGCCAATCCCCATTCGAAAACCCTCCTGGAATGCCATACCTTTCTTCTGAGAGTACTTCTCAATCAGCTTGATAAGCTTAGGCCGAATGGCCAACGTCTGGTGATAGAGCTTCTGTGTCGCAAAGTCAGCCTCccactctccaccctccaaaATCCAGCCCAACATACCGATATCTCCTcgttatcctcctccctcggcccAGTATTGCTCGCACTCAACAACGTCAACAACTTCTCCACATTCTTGATCTCAGCAaacacctccgcctccatctGCGCCTCCCTCTGCAGCTCATCCGGCGTGGGATCGGTCAACTTCTCCACATAATTCAAGGGAAAAATGCCCGTTTTCCCCTTCAAtgaacccctccaccaatcCTTATACACACTCTCCAACACGGCAATCACATCCCCCTTCTTGaactccaactcccccgGCTCCGACGGCAAGAAATCGTACAaagccctcaccctcgacaCCGTCGCCGCCGTAGTTCCAGAAGCAACCGGCTGGATCGGCgctgccgcctcctcctgctgctgctgctgctgcccctgctgttgttgttgctgaccCGCACCGGCACTCCCACTggggccagcagcagccgaactacccccaccaactcccttccccttcttcctctcctcctcctgcaagCTCAGCTTGAGCGCCATCtgcaactcctcctcctccttctgcctATCCACCTCAGTCAAGCTATTCTTCTGCGGCGCGCTAGGAGGGTGCAGCGTGGGGTTGCTCTGCTTCAGGCGATAGTAAGCATCGTACATGATCCCCAGATCCGGATCAGACTTGAACATGTCGCTCCAGtccttcatcctctccagaATCTTCGCCTTGACTTGATTGTGCGTGTTCCGGTCGTTGGCCAGTTTGAGAAGGGCATCGGTAAACGCGCGGGAGGAGAGCTCGCGGTGCATGTTCTTTCCACAATTTTGGGAGAGGGCGTTTGCGACCTGCACAGGTAAATCATTACTTGTTAGCAAAGGGGCcaagtgtgtgtgtatgtgcGAGTAACAAAAGCAAAATGATAACCCACCTCAAGAGTATACAACTGCACATTCGCATTCCGATGAGCCAGCCTCTTAATCATGCTCTGCACCGCATCCTTGCTCCCATTAGCATCGCTCGCTACCCGGTCGCAAACCTCCATGATGGCTCCCCAGTCCTCGGAAGTAAGATTCTCATCCGTGGCCTTGTCTATTGTTCACTTGGTCAGCATCCCATTTCATCAATCATggacagaaaagaaagacatACTAATGGCCTCATCATACGGcccggccgccgccgctcgGAACATGCTGGGCGAATGTGTTGCTAAGCTTGCTATCCCTGGCAGAAAAGGCCGATGCGACTcgatcaaaaagaaaactctTGTGCTATCCCAACCCTTCGGCAGAGAAGATGCGCGGTTTTTTGTCTAGGGTTGGCGGTTTCGGCGTTGctggtaggtggtggtgaaaggTTCCGGAAAGGAAGCTCTGACGTCGGCGTTCGATTGCTTGCTCCAGGTACGGGGACGGATAAGCTCCCCCGCTTCCCGCCCGTCAGTTCGTCGCTGTTCTTTCTGTCTGGTCTTTTGGCTCGTCTCGCCAGGAACTGGATAGTATTGCTTTTTGCTGGAAAGACTGATATCTCAAACGGAGGATATCCTCTCTAGGTGCGGTGTATTAATTGCACAAGGTTGGTATCGATGATGATCAAAGGTCAAGGTTCAAGGTCAAGTGGGCAGTGCGCATGTGCCGCGTGGTTGGTCAGGCCTCCCACCAAGAGCATGGTATGGTTACGTAAATACTGCCGCGCACTGCACGCTTACCAGCAGCATCACATGTAAGATACAGTAAAAGCCGTAACAACAGCCGCCGCTTCAACTTGCCGCCCCCCCATTGCGTATGCAGCTTGCGCAGCCACGAAAAGAAAACTCCATCCTGGCCGACAGCTCTTGGACATGTCAAGCTAGCACATGGCAGATTTCCTCTCGAGGTGTCTTGGCCAAAAGCCAGACACCTACCATTCTCTATCACTCATACATAATCAAGGAAGCAACAATATCAGATCAGATGAACCATGAGGAACAACGTAAAATTGGGAGCTATGtccacacacatacacacacaccctcccccaccagaTCATATACAATACAATAATAGAAATATATGGTGTATACAAATGCCATTTGTAAATACACCTCATGCTGATGCTCCATGCATCCTCCATCTCTATCGCTTCCAAACATCCATGTGCTCGCTCCGATGCTATGCcgttcctcttcttgctgtcTGTTTGGTTTTCACAATCTCTTtgccacccacccatcccaacctcaccaatCCCCTATATCCCTAACATCTCATTCTTTCTGGAAACATAACtcaaaacaaaccaaacccCCATGTTAAAAAGCAATCGCTCGCTGTTGTTCCTGTCCTGATCGTCCCCCTAGTCCCCCATAACATACAATCCACTTTGCAACGCcagagaaacaaaaaggTAGCCCACAGTTGACATGACCAATCAAACAACCCAAGAAAAGATCATGACCATCCTTTCCTCAAAACTCCTCGCAACCCCGGTTCCCGTTCATTACTTCCGTCCTCtaggctcctcctcccaggtCCCAATTCACTCAGTTCAAAGAGCAACGGCTCTTCCGTCGGACCATCCACACTGGTGCCCAGCCTCGCCGATGAAAATGAGTTTGGCCTATTCGTCCTGACGGGATATCGCACGCCCCGACCACCGAAAGGACTGGCGATAGCCGCCGGCGGCACATCTCCTAGACTCTCACTCCCATCCTTGTTTCCCGCGCTACTGCCTTCTGCCGCAGTAGAACTCTGCCCGCCTGCACCTCCCTGATAGGCAAGCAGCGTGCTCAATGTCGGTACATCCTTGTCTGCACCCGCCTCAACACTGGCGCTGCGCTGGCCAGGATACGAATCCACATCAGCCGCCAGCGAACGGTGCTGCTGCACCACCGAGCTAGATCGCCGGTTCGGGTTGCCCACATGGTACAACCTGGGCGATAGCGGAATGTCAATAGCACCCGTGCCTCGCCCGCCCTCCTGCGCGACAGGAGTCTCCATATCTTCGGcttcgtcttcctcggcaaCAGTGACACCAGAACTCCTACCAGCACGGCGGGTCACCTGCCCCGGAGCTTGATAATCAATAATAGAATTCTCACTCAGCCGAGACGGAATCGCTGGCGTGTGAGGGGTGTGTGGCGAGAGTGGCTTGCCAGGAGAGGTAGACGTCGACATGGAAGCCGGGTTTGCCATGCTGGGCACGTTGCCGAGTTGGCGGCTTGACGTGCTGGAAGAACGCTGCAGATGCATCGACGACGCCATCGAGTCTGTCAGGACATTGTTCGTTTCCCGCATCATCTGATACTTGGACAGCTGGTTGGCCGTCCTCTTGGAGGCCGAGGACTCGCCCTTGCTGTTGACCTCAAAGCTTTTGAGCGTCTTGTGGCTGTCCAGGGCCTTGAGAAATTCCGAGATGTTATCGTCATCAGTCACAAAAGAACCCGAGCTGGCGATACCTCCGGCTTCGGTCAGAAGGCCCGATCCAGGTTGAGCGGATGATGACAAGCTCTGCTTCCCGCTGCTGGCCTGATCGTCATCGCCCCTGCTCTGCCCGCCAAATGAAAGGCGCCCTCGTCGGTGAGTaaagctgctgctgtacCGGTTCCCAGGCTTGGGCGATCCCGACACCACAGGTACATCCTGTGGAGGTACAGAGGGACCCCGCAATGATGCAGCCATTCCGGCTGTCAGCGATGATCGATTGCCAGACCGACTAAACTGGCTGAGTCCTGACGGGCGCGATAGTGATTGCGGGGACGGTGGCACGTCTGCATCCGCAAGTCTGGGAGAGCCTGAAACTGAGCCAGCTTTGAACGGCTGGAAAGAAACGGATGGCCTCCGAGAGCTTTCCTCCCCAGTTCTCAACGGAGGTCGGGTCAGAGCGCCACGGATAGGTAACGAATGTGGCGCACTTGGCCGCTCCACGCTGGCTGAAGTAGACTCTGATGGGGAGCTCGTGTCGGATCCAATAGGGCGGACCTGTCTCAGTGCAGTGATGGGGCTTGTTCCCAGCGCCCCTTCGCCATGGAAGGTGGACAGACTGCCATACGTCTGCTGGGGACCCGGCGTTTCACGACCGAGCCTGTGAGCTGGGAGCGAGCCCGGCTCGGCATACGAGTCCGATCTTCCATGCCTGCGTGACCGGTGCTGAATGGTTGGCCTAAAGAagttctcctccaccatgaAGCGCGAGCTCAGCAACGATTCTGAAGCGTCTACCCGAAAGTTGCAATCGTTTCGATAAGTGACCGAGGCGGAAAATCGGCCCACGGGGATGTCAAGATCTCCAAAATCATATGTGgtcaccgcctccctcccatctccctcgtGGAGTGGCTGTCGTAATGGGTCATATGTGGTGAGATACTCGGGCTCTGCAGTCGACACCCGACACTTGACTTGCAGTGCCGGATGGACTCCCTTGGCGAGCGCTTGTTGCGAGTACTTCCAGCAGGGCGTGACGCGTGTTGCCATAAAAAGTGTGCGAAAGAACATGATGGCCCTCTTGTATAATGTCGGTAATGTTGGGGCAAAATCGCCAAGGCCGTTTGTTGATAAATCTTTGAGCTCGATCGCCCACCGCTCCAGGACGACCTCGGTATTCTGCGCTCGCGGTCGTCGGCTTCCAAATCCATCGTCACTTGTTTCTGAAGGATTCAGGGCTTCCAAAACATCCCACCTCTTTCCGTTGTCGTCGATGAGCACCAGGCTCTGGCTGCTATTTAAGCTGGAGGCATCGATGTACGTCTCGATGACTAGGGGCGGCGGAGGGCTCTCGAACGAGCCGGACGTCTTGTATACCCGAAGTTCATGCCGAAAATCGTCGGTATCGTCGGTGTCTATAGAAAACTGGTTGCTGTCAGCGGGAGTATATCACATGCAAAACAACCTGTCCGGCCGTAACTTACCCATTTGTTCACCACCTTGGTCCCATCGGCGTTCCGGCGGGAAGTCGGCCCAAGGCTCACGCGAGACCCTAGAATGAGCACAGCGGCTTTGAGGTAGAAGTTCTGTCATGATATCAGCCTTGTCCTGTCCTCCCCTTTCCACACCCACGTACCTGGATGATCTggtccagcttcttgatggtctCCCGGGGGGTATCGGCGCCAGAAGATGCCGGAGGACTGCCCGGGGCTGCGGCGTCCGAGCCGGTGCGGATGCGGTCCCTCGGGTTGTTGGTACGTGTGGGGTTTGTCTGGGGAGAAGATGCGGGGGAGGACACCCGGGGCGGGTGACGGGATTGTTGATGCATTGCTGCGGCTAAGAATGGAGGTTGGGGTCGGGACAATGGACTTTACATCGGTACGGGGATATTGTgtagtaggtaggtaggtaggtaggttgttgatgtgttgtAATGTTGCAGGATGGCTATCGAGAAAAAGTCAAGGTCAAGCAAGTGGTGCCGAGTGTTGTTTGTCAAGAAGTTCGGATCGAGACAGATGTGGAGGTGGATAAtggatggtggatgggtggatgTTTAGGTGGGAGGGTTCCAGCGGGTGTTTGCATCCATCGTTTGAGGCGGCGAGATAGGTCAGGATGGGAAGTTTGAGAAAGAGGGGATGATGGCCCAAGGCGGATttcagggggaggggaaaaggaggatgctggttggcggtgacggtgacggtgacggcgacggcgacaaAGTGATAAGTGGTCAAGTCCCAGTCCCAAGGCAGACGGCCGGCTGAGGCTCTAGGGCTCCCCCAGTGTGGTTCCACGTAGTAGGCAACGGGAGCGTGCAGCTGCAACGAGAGAGGCACGAAACTGTCTGTCTTTTTTTACAGAGAATGTCGTGCGCTCTTCTTCCGATAACGACAGTCACCTCAGTCACCTCAAAGTCATAAACAGACGGCGATGTCGGAAGAGAACCCACGGTTAACACGGTCGATGCGCCAGGCGATCGAGATAAGGATTGACTCCCTCACTTGTTCCTGGCTGCATCGACTAACGTAAGCAGGCACCTCGTGGTCAAGGAACAAGGGTTCTTTGGCAGGAAGCTTAGCCCAAAACGGGCGCTACAACAGACTGGCAGTCGTCTGTCAAGTGCCAGCATAACGGGGAGCTTACAGCTGGCAGTTTTGgtctaccaccaccactatcTTTCAGTCATCAGTCCATCATCGGCTTTCTTTTCGGAGAGAACTCAACAAAAAGAGACAAGTgccgcccccccttccccgtgACCGTTGAAACTGGTGTGCTGGTATGTACATAGTGCAAGCCTCTCTTTCGTCATCACATCACGCAAAACCGCCAAGCACGACCAAGACGAGCGATGATGCAATGTAACTGGGTTGATTTCCTTATCTCGTATCATCGCTCATCGGCAGGCAAATGCACCTCGCTGCCAGCCTCCCGCTCACCACCTGCCTAGAGCTAATTCTCTTGTTTTGACTTTAAAAACATTGAGATGCCTAGATCCTTTGCATATATTTTCTGCAGTCTTGGTCCTGAGCCGTTCTCCGCTGACAGATAAATATCGATGGCTGGGAACTCATTCACAAGAAGCTTCAGTCACCACTGGTTCTCTCCACAGTCCAACGTGTGGCATTTAAGTCTAGGTATCAGCCTCCAACGGCTTGCAGTCTTACGGTCTAAGAAGTTGCCTGGTCACCAGTAACCTGTTGCCTCCTCTCATTCCGAACTCACCAATGACCACACAACAAGTTGAGCCTCTACCAGTCTTATCACGATATCTCTTCTCTGTGCTCTCTTTTCTCCAGGCATACAACAAAAACTCTCAGACCTCGAAACCCCAAAAGCATCCCCACCGGATTACCCCTTTCAGCCTCCGTATGGTGTGCCTGTGTCAGTCTCTGGATCAACCTCGCACTGCATTGGACACAAGACACACCTGCCTCCCCGAACCACTGGTCAATGGACTCAACCAAGCCTTTCCACACCACAATGTTAATTACTTCCCATGTCACACGTCACTCTTCTCTTGTCATACAGAACATAGAGAACCACCCATCGGCGATAAGGGAGATGAACCAGGCCTTACTTAGCCACTCACACTTCCCAAACAACTTGCACTTTTTACCCTCGGCAAAGATAGCCCACACCCAGCAAATAGGACCTCAATCCGATCTGAGGCTGTCCGTCCTGCATACCTCGTGCTTAGTTGTCCGTACATACATACAcgcaaacacacacacagcaaCCCATCACATGCCAGCCTTCTCTCATGCAAAACAACAAAGATATGCAATGCACCACAACGTGGGATTGTCCAAACCCTGAGTGGCAATTGACCAACAATTGGCATTCGGGAGAACCAGCCTAGGTAGACATTGGACAAATCAACCTTGCAGACCTAGCGTTTGGTAGCTAAGCCTCATATACAGGTAAGGTAAGGAAGATGGTCTCGGACAGCAAGAGTATATgcataggtaggtatgtgtTCGGACGTGCGTGGTATAATGCTAGATTTTCCACTGAAGTCAAGTCTCAAAAGCAAACCATGTTACACTACCGCGCAATTGACCAACAATTGCATACCCACGGTGCCTATCTCAGAGAGGACAAGTCACCCAACATCCACAGAGTGCAAGTGTAGATAAGATGTCCTCAAAGACGGCGCAACTCTCCATCGCCAATGAACACCGTGAccacctaggtacctagccATACATCGACGGCCGACCAACTGAAAGGCCATTGAAACCAcgataggtaggtatcaaACGGATCTCTCAACCAGGTCAGATCTCGCGACCAATTATTTGCTGACTTGCTCACCATGTGGAAATGTATAACTCATATGTGTGTATGTGCTGCATAGGTATCTATCCATAGTATGTACGTACCAACGTGGCCACCCATCAATCTGCCACATACCTCTCTTCCCCAAACcaagatatatatatatatacaagCGAAAAATGCAGCCAGAGCAGAGTAATCAAACCATGCACAAATATTCAAGTCCTTGTTGCCACGCTCCCAAAACTCCATTTATGCGTTGCTGTTGTGCATTCAGAATCAAACACTCAACTCGTGACACCCCTCAGCtcccctcaccaacagctACAGCAGCCGCCGGCCCTGACGCACCCGactgctccctcctcccgcctctccccctcccctccctctatTCTCCCTCGACgggccagcaccaccaccccttttctccccctttccaccttcaccccccaccaccaccacctctcttccctctccctcctcctccccccctagCAttcccctcaccaaccccctagCTTTATCCCcctctcaccctcaccaccaccacccccacctctcctccccccccgtcCCCTCTTATTACCACCCTCCTTTttactccctccccccccaacaccacccaacctcctcccctcctcctccctcatcctcttctcctccgcatccCACCACTCCTGAAACGCCTGCTCCTGCTGAATCTCCTCCAAgctcctcttcgccgccgcctccttcacGCTCTCTTTGACTCTAATCTCTTGCTGCATGATATCCTCCATCGTGAAGCCCGCCATCAAGTCCCTCTCCAGCTTGTGCGCAGGCACAATGTAATTTTTCGAGTGCGGCACCAGGGGCTCTTCCTTCTTTGCAGGAACAGCAGGAGGTTTGGAAGCGCTGGATGAAGGAGTAGAACGCTGACCCGCAAACCTCGTGTCGGGGGAGGCGTTCCTTATTGTCTGTACCGGTTTGACggcgggagggaggagttgtggtgatggctgaaCAGGAGGTTTAGGTCCACCCCGGCCTTTGATAGTAGCCAGCTTCCACGGTGCCGCGGACGCGGACTCATCTTTGGCTCGTTCCCACGCATTCTTCGACTGCTGCTCCGCCTTCgatgccgccatcgccaactGAGCGTCCTTctccgcctgctgctgcctcttcttctccttctggcTCATCTTTCCTTGAGCAGGCCGTGGggcacccccctccttcaccttctgcgccgccaaccccgccgaCAGCGCCGACTTGGGGCTCTCCGACTGGATGATGCCCCTCAGGTCAAGCTTCTCCGTCAACACAGCAGCCGCACCACCCCACGGAGTCCCCGTCTTGACTGGAGTAGTACCACCTACATCCACGGGACGGGTAGCAGCAAGTGTAGGTTTTGCAGCACTAGGCGCGGAATACGGGCTGACCGGAGGCGACGACTGCTCAAGGCTCATCCAGActttcttccccttccccttcaccgaGCTCCCCAGCGGTGCGATCTTGTCCTCCGCGGGTACTTCACCAGTCTTTCGGGGTCGCAGGGAAGGACTGTTGATAGGCGAGgaatcatcctcctcctccccctccatgTCAAACATCATATCCCCCTGCTCCACCTTCGCCTTCAAATCCGGACTAAAAGGCTcattcctccccttcctgaCCCTATCAGGCGTAGGCGTGAACaaactcccctcctccagactCCCAAACTTGGTCCTCCCACTCACAAcacccatcttcctctcctcctccttctgcaCCTTGAACCCCATCTCCCTAACCCTAACCTGCCTCTCCTCAAGTACA
This window encodes:
- the ATG13 gene encoding autophagy protein 13 (COG:U; BUSCO:EOG09261V2P; EggNog:ENOG503NVHQ); translated protein: MHQQSRHPPRVSSPASSPQTNPTRTNNPRDRIRTGSDAAAPGSPPASSGADTPRETIKKLDQIIQNFYLKAAVLILGSRVSLGPTSRRNADGTKVVNKWFSIDTDDTDDFRHELRVYKTSGSFESPPPPLVIETYIDASSLNSSQSLVLIDDNGKRWDVLEALNPSETSDDGFGSRRPRAQNTEVVLERWAIELKDLSTNGLGDFAPTLPTLYKRAIMFFRTLFMATRVTPCWKYSQQALAKGVHPALQVKCRVSTAEPEYLTTYDPLRQPLHEGDGREAVTTYDFGDLDIPVGRFSASVTYRNDCNFRVDASESLLSSRFMVEENFFRPTIQHRSRRHGRSDSYAEPGSLPAHRLGRETPGPQQTYGSLSTFHGEGALGTSPITALRQVRPIGSDTSSPSESTSASVERPSAPHSLPIRGALTRPPLRTGEESSRRPSVSFQPFKAGSVSGSPRLADADVPPSPQSLSRPSGLSQFSRSGNRSSLTAGMAASLRGPSVPPQDVPVVSGSPKPGNRYSSSFTHRRGRLSFGGQSRGDDDQASSGKQSLSSSAQPGSGLLTEAGGIASSGSFVTDDDNISEFLKALDSHKTLKSFEVNSKGESSASKRTANQLSKYQMMRETNNVLTDSMASSMHLQRSSSTSSRQLGNVPSMANPASMSTSTSPGKPLSPHTPHTPAIPSRLSENSIIDYQAPGQVTRRAGRSSGVTVAEEDEAEDMETPVAQEGGRGTGAIDIPLSPRLYHVGNPNRRSSSVVQQHRSLAADVDSYPGQRSASVEAGADKDVPTLSTLLAYQGGAGGQSSTAAEGSSAGNKDGSESLGDVPPAAIASPFGGRGVRYPVRTNRPNSFSSARLGTSVDGPTEEPLLFELSELGPGRRSLEDGSNEREPGLRGVLRKGWS